A window from Zingiber officinale cultivar Zhangliang chromosome 7A, Zo_v1.1, whole genome shotgun sequence encodes these proteins:
- the LOC122002560 gene encoding E3 ubiquitin-protein ligase SIRP1-like, producing the protein MDEYLAARYWCHMCSRMVSPIMGAEIECPICNSGFVEEMNGGGEAATSPDLELNRDLSLWAPILLEMLSGSSLRRRRLRREEEEGNSGRGHDSEAASNRRRRRSPAILQMLRALREGNGLDSDGDENDRERDRDRTQLLMDLINNAMEGSLDANNARGQSSNSSNSGVSLRDSFFGPGLDLLLQHLAESDPNFHGTPPAHKSAVEAMPTIKITENLSCSICLDDFEIGTKAKEMPCKHKFHGNCILPWLELHSSCPVCRFQVPTEESKVSDAANREELRDSGGGSSDSSDGGSERGSWLPVPWPFNGLFSLLGSHRSGNSSSTQPSSSSQPTTGGNSHPDAS; encoded by the coding sequence ATGGATGAATATCTAGCTGCAAGATATTGGTGCCACATGTGCTCAAGAATGGTGAGTCCGATCATGGGAGCCGAGATCGAATGCCCAATCTGCAACAGTGGATTTGTGGAGGAGATGAATGGGGGAGGAGAAGCAGCCACATCTCCTGACCTAGAATTGAACAGGGACCTCTCTCTCTGGGCTCCCATCTTGCTTGAAATGCTCAGTGGTAGCTCCTTGAGGCGCCGCCGTCTCCGCCGTGAAGAAGAAGAGGGCAACTCTGGCCGGGGACATGACTCGGAAGCTGCTAGTAACCGGCGGCGGAGACGGAGCCCAGCCATTCTACAGATGCTCCGTGCCCTTAGGGAGGGCAATGGATTGGATTCTGATGGAGATGAGAATGATAGGGAGAGGGACAGGGACCGGACACAGTTGCTTATGGATCTCATCAACAATGCCATGGAGGGCTCTCTAGACGCGAATAATGCACGAGGACAGAGCTCGAACAGCAGCAACAGCGGTGTCTCATTGAGAGATTCATTCTTCGGACCAGGCCTAGATCTCCTCCTGCAGCATTTGGCCGAGAGCGATCCAAATTTTCATGGCACTCCACCTGCTCATAAATCAGCAGTGGAGGCAATGCCCACCATAAAGATTACAGAGAACCTGAGCTGCTCAATTTGCTTGGATGATTTTGAAATCGGCACTAAGGCCAAGGAGATGCCTTGCAAGCATAAGTTCCATGGCAATTGCATCCTGCCATGGCTTGAGCTCCACAGTTCCTGTCCGGTTTGCCGTTTTCAGGTGCCTACAGAGGAGTCAAAGGTCTCAGATGCTGCTAATCGGGAGGAGCTTCGTGATAGTGGTGGTGGTAGTAGCGACAGCAGCGATGGAGGGAGCGAGAGGGGTTCCTGGTTACCCGTTCCTTGGCCATTCAATGGCTTGTTCTCTTTGCTGGGGTCTCACCGGAGTGGAAATTCTTCCTCAACACAACCATCCTCTTCCTCGCAGCCCACCACCGGAGGTAACTCTCATCCTGATGCAAGCTGA
- the LOC122002558 gene encoding myb-related protein 1-like isoform X4 yields the protein MYQHQPHQGNNSLLSSVTAFSPERHLFLQRGSASEDSGLVLSTDVKPRLKWNAELHKRFIEAVNQLGGADKATPKTIMRVMGIPGLTLYHLKSHLQYRLGKNTQIINESNKNVIGSALVQERAPENNESLMNIATPSNKSMQIDEALKMQIEVQRQLHEQVEVQRHLQLRIEAQGKYLQSVLEKAQETITNRNLSDLASTVSNGYFSNSVRVGPSLASSDGLQKEKEALATRMALRPYHQDFPLSSWYSDLNEHEQKKPFTASMLRDSDIAQSSARPRCKDEAEVEKEESDEEKFLEHPKSKRPTLDKGSKKQLEEFGLPCLKTELELNIHHGSEGSSSCKELDLNDFRWS from the exons ATGTATCAGCACCAGCCTCATCAAGGAAACAACAGCCTCCTATCTTCTGTGACAGCATTTTCCCCAGAGAGGCATTTGTTTCTACAAAGAGGAAGTGCTTCAGAAGATTCAGGCTTAGTTCTCTCAACCGACGTAAAGCCTCGGCTTAAATGGAATGCAGAGCTCCACAAGAGGTTTATAGAAGCAGTGAACCAACTCGGAGGAGCCGACA AGGCTACTCCAAAAACAATCATGAGAGTAATGGGGATTCCAGGACTAACTTTGTACCATCTAAAAAGTCATCTTCAG TACAGACTTGGCAAAAACACTCAAATAATTAATGAAAGCAACAAAAATG TGATCGGCAGTGCACTAGTACAAGAGAGGGCACCGGAGAACAACGAATCTTTGATGAACATTGCAACGCCATCGAACAA ATCCATGCAGATAGATGAGGCACTGAAAATGCAAATTGAAGTACAGAGGCAGTTACATGAACAAGTTGAG GTGCAACGACATTTGCAATTGCGGATCGAGGCTCAAGGAAAATATTTGCAGTCAGTGCTGGAGAAGGCCCAGGAGACGATCACAAACCGAAACCTCTCTGATCTGGCCTCTACAGTCTCGAATGGATATTTCAGTAACTCGGTTCGAGTAGGTCCTTCCTTAGCCTCATCCGACGGACTACAAAAGGAGAAAGAGGCACTTGCTACTAGAATGGCATTAAGACCATATCATCAAGATTTTCCTCTATCATCATGGTACAGTGATTTGAATGAGCATGAGCAGAAGAAGCCTTTTACTGCATCAATGCTAAGAGATTCAGACATTGCGCAATCGAGTGCTAGACCTCGATGCAAAGATGAAGCTGAGGTAGAGAAAGAGGAAAGTGATGAAGAAAAATTTCTTGAACACCCAAAAAGCAAGAGACCAACTCTGGATAAAGGTAGTAAAAAGCAATTAGAAGAGTTTGGGTTGCCATGTCTTAAAACTGAACTAGAACTAAACATCCATCATGGTAGTGAGGGTTCATCAAGTTGTAAAGAACTGGACCTGAATGATTTCAGATGGAGTTga
- the LOC122002558 gene encoding myb-related protein 1-like isoform X1 → MYQHQPHQGNNSLLSSVTAFSPERHLFLQRGSASEDSGLVLSTDVKPRLKWNAELHKRFIEAVNQLGGADKATPKTIMRVMGIPGLTLYHLKSHLQKYRLGKNTQIINESNKNAVIGSALVQERAPENNESLMNIATPSNKSMQIDEALKMQIEVQRQLHEQVEVQRHLQLRIEAQGKYLQSVLEKAQETITNRNLSDLASTVSNGYFSNSVRVGPSLASSDGLQKEKEALATRMALRPYHQDFPLSSWYSDLNEHEQKKPFTASMLRDSDIAQSSARPRCKDEAEVEKEESDEEKFLEHPKSKRPTLDKGSKKQLEEFGLPCLKTELELNIHHGSEGSSSCKELDLNDFRWS, encoded by the exons ATGTATCAGCACCAGCCTCATCAAGGAAACAACAGCCTCCTATCTTCTGTGACAGCATTTTCCCCAGAGAGGCATTTGTTTCTACAAAGAGGAAGTGCTTCAGAAGATTCAGGCTTAGTTCTCTCAACCGACGTAAAGCCTCGGCTTAAATGGAATGCAGAGCTCCACAAGAGGTTTATAGAAGCAGTGAACCAACTCGGAGGAGCCGACA AGGCTACTCCAAAAACAATCATGAGAGTAATGGGGATTCCAGGACTAACTTTGTACCATCTAAAAAGTCATCTTCAG AAGTACAGACTTGGCAAAAACACTCAAATAATTAATGAAAGCAACAAAAATG CAGTGATCGGCAGTGCACTAGTACAAGAGAGGGCACCGGAGAACAACGAATCTTTGATGAACATTGCAACGCCATCGAACAA ATCCATGCAGATAGATGAGGCACTGAAAATGCAAATTGAAGTACAGAGGCAGTTACATGAACAAGTTGAG GTGCAACGACATTTGCAATTGCGGATCGAGGCTCAAGGAAAATATTTGCAGTCAGTGCTGGAGAAGGCCCAGGAGACGATCACAAACCGAAACCTCTCTGATCTGGCCTCTACAGTCTCGAATGGATATTTCAGTAACTCGGTTCGAGTAGGTCCTTCCTTAGCCTCATCCGACGGACTACAAAAGGAGAAAGAGGCACTTGCTACTAGAATGGCATTAAGACCATATCATCAAGATTTTCCTCTATCATCATGGTACAGTGATTTGAATGAGCATGAGCAGAAGAAGCCTTTTACTGCATCAATGCTAAGAGATTCAGACATTGCGCAATCGAGTGCTAGACCTCGATGCAAAGATGAAGCTGAGGTAGAGAAAGAGGAAAGTGATGAAGAAAAATTTCTTGAACACCCAAAAAGCAAGAGACCAACTCTGGATAAAGGTAGTAAAAAGCAATTAGAAGAGTTTGGGTTGCCATGTCTTAAAACTGAACTAGAACTAAACATCCATCATGGTAGTGAGGGTTCATCAAGTTGTAAAGAACTGGACCTGAATGATTTCAGATGGAGTTga
- the LOC122002558 gene encoding myb-related protein 1-like isoform X2 has protein sequence MYQHQPHQGNNSLLSSVTAFSPERHLFLQRGSASEDSGLVLSTDVKPRLKWNAELHKRFIEAVNQLGGADKATPKTIMRVMGIPGLTLYHLKSHLQKYRLGKNTQIINESNKNVIGSALVQERAPENNESLMNIATPSNKSMQIDEALKMQIEVQRQLHEQVEVQRHLQLRIEAQGKYLQSVLEKAQETITNRNLSDLASTVSNGYFSNSVRVGPSLASSDGLQKEKEALATRMALRPYHQDFPLSSWYSDLNEHEQKKPFTASMLRDSDIAQSSARPRCKDEAEVEKEESDEEKFLEHPKSKRPTLDKGSKKQLEEFGLPCLKTELELNIHHGSEGSSSCKELDLNDFRWS, from the exons ATGTATCAGCACCAGCCTCATCAAGGAAACAACAGCCTCCTATCTTCTGTGACAGCATTTTCCCCAGAGAGGCATTTGTTTCTACAAAGAGGAAGTGCTTCAGAAGATTCAGGCTTAGTTCTCTCAACCGACGTAAAGCCTCGGCTTAAATGGAATGCAGAGCTCCACAAGAGGTTTATAGAAGCAGTGAACCAACTCGGAGGAGCCGACA AGGCTACTCCAAAAACAATCATGAGAGTAATGGGGATTCCAGGACTAACTTTGTACCATCTAAAAAGTCATCTTCAG AAGTACAGACTTGGCAAAAACACTCAAATAATTAATGAAAGCAACAAAAATG TGATCGGCAGTGCACTAGTACAAGAGAGGGCACCGGAGAACAACGAATCTTTGATGAACATTGCAACGCCATCGAACAA ATCCATGCAGATAGATGAGGCACTGAAAATGCAAATTGAAGTACAGAGGCAGTTACATGAACAAGTTGAG GTGCAACGACATTTGCAATTGCGGATCGAGGCTCAAGGAAAATATTTGCAGTCAGTGCTGGAGAAGGCCCAGGAGACGATCACAAACCGAAACCTCTCTGATCTGGCCTCTACAGTCTCGAATGGATATTTCAGTAACTCGGTTCGAGTAGGTCCTTCCTTAGCCTCATCCGACGGACTACAAAAGGAGAAAGAGGCACTTGCTACTAGAATGGCATTAAGACCATATCATCAAGATTTTCCTCTATCATCATGGTACAGTGATTTGAATGAGCATGAGCAGAAGAAGCCTTTTACTGCATCAATGCTAAGAGATTCAGACATTGCGCAATCGAGTGCTAGACCTCGATGCAAAGATGAAGCTGAGGTAGAGAAAGAGGAAAGTGATGAAGAAAAATTTCTTGAACACCCAAAAAGCAAGAGACCAACTCTGGATAAAGGTAGTAAAAAGCAATTAGAAGAGTTTGGGTTGCCATGTCTTAAAACTGAACTAGAACTAAACATCCATCATGGTAGTGAGGGTTCATCAAGTTGTAAAGAACTGGACCTGAATGATTTCAGATGGAGTTga
- the LOC122002558 gene encoding myb-related protein 1-like isoform X3 → MYQHQPHQGNNSLLSSVTAFSPERHLFLQRGSASEDSGLVLSTDVKPRLKWNAELHKRFIEAVNQLGGADKATPKTIMRVMGIPGLTLYHLKSHLQYRLGKNTQIINESNKNAVIGSALVQERAPENNESLMNIATPSNKSMQIDEALKMQIEVQRQLHEQVEVQRHLQLRIEAQGKYLQSVLEKAQETITNRNLSDLASTVSNGYFSNSVRVGPSLASSDGLQKEKEALATRMALRPYHQDFPLSSWYSDLNEHEQKKPFTASMLRDSDIAQSSARPRCKDEAEVEKEESDEEKFLEHPKSKRPTLDKGSKKQLEEFGLPCLKTELELNIHHGSEGSSSCKELDLNDFRWS, encoded by the exons ATGTATCAGCACCAGCCTCATCAAGGAAACAACAGCCTCCTATCTTCTGTGACAGCATTTTCCCCAGAGAGGCATTTGTTTCTACAAAGAGGAAGTGCTTCAGAAGATTCAGGCTTAGTTCTCTCAACCGACGTAAAGCCTCGGCTTAAATGGAATGCAGAGCTCCACAAGAGGTTTATAGAAGCAGTGAACCAACTCGGAGGAGCCGACA AGGCTACTCCAAAAACAATCATGAGAGTAATGGGGATTCCAGGACTAACTTTGTACCATCTAAAAAGTCATCTTCAG TACAGACTTGGCAAAAACACTCAAATAATTAATGAAAGCAACAAAAATG CAGTGATCGGCAGTGCACTAGTACAAGAGAGGGCACCGGAGAACAACGAATCTTTGATGAACATTGCAACGCCATCGAACAA ATCCATGCAGATAGATGAGGCACTGAAAATGCAAATTGAAGTACAGAGGCAGTTACATGAACAAGTTGAG GTGCAACGACATTTGCAATTGCGGATCGAGGCTCAAGGAAAATATTTGCAGTCAGTGCTGGAGAAGGCCCAGGAGACGATCACAAACCGAAACCTCTCTGATCTGGCCTCTACAGTCTCGAATGGATATTTCAGTAACTCGGTTCGAGTAGGTCCTTCCTTAGCCTCATCCGACGGACTACAAAAGGAGAAAGAGGCACTTGCTACTAGAATGGCATTAAGACCATATCATCAAGATTTTCCTCTATCATCATGGTACAGTGATTTGAATGAGCATGAGCAGAAGAAGCCTTTTACTGCATCAATGCTAAGAGATTCAGACATTGCGCAATCGAGTGCTAGACCTCGATGCAAAGATGAAGCTGAGGTAGAGAAAGAGGAAAGTGATGAAGAAAAATTTCTTGAACACCCAAAAAGCAAGAGACCAACTCTGGATAAAGGTAGTAAAAAGCAATTAGAAGAGTTTGGGTTGCCATGTCTTAAAACTGAACTAGAACTAAACATCCATCATGGTAGTGAGGGTTCATCAAGTTGTAAAGAACTGGACCTGAATGATTTCAGATGGAGTTga